The following are encoded together in the Oceanobacillus zhaokaii genome:
- a CDS encoding Maf family protein gives MTKKLILASSSPRRKELLKQVKIPFAFRKQDIDESLINTSDPLEKVQQLSLLKGNVPIEHKDEVILSADTVVSYNQKIFEKPKNKEDAIQMLTALSGDVHEVYTGVMIRSVDNEIVFAERTKVEFWPLTKDEIEWYISTNEPYDKAGAYGIQGIGAMFVKQIIGDYYNVMGLPISRVVRELRKFGVYPEESFIKGNN, from the coding sequence ATGACAAAAAAACTCATTCTAGCCTCATCGTCACCAAGAAGAAAGGAACTATTAAAGCAGGTGAAAATTCCTTTTGCTTTCCGTAAACAGGACATAGATGAATCACTTATCAATACTAGCGATCCATTAGAAAAAGTACAACAATTATCTCTCCTAAAAGGGAATGTTCCGATTGAACATAAGGACGAAGTAATCTTATCTGCTGACACGGTTGTTTCTTACAATCAAAAGATATTTGAGAAACCCAAGAATAAAGAAGATGCAATACAAATGCTTACTGCATTAAGCGGAGACGTACACGAGGTTTATACTGGTGTCATGATTCGTTCAGTTGATAACGAAATTGTTTTTGCTGAACGAACAAAGGTTGAATTCTGGCCGTTAACCAAAGATGAAATTGAATGGTATATATCCACAAATGAGCCGTACGATAAAGCAGGTGCCTACGGAATTCAAGGTATTGGTGCTATGTTCGTTAAACAAATTATTGGCGATTACTACAATGTCATGGGGTTACCTATTTCCCGTGTAGTTAGAGAGCTTAGAAAATTTGGAGTGTATCCGGAAGAATCATTTATAAAAGGTAATAATTGA
- a CDS encoding metal-dependent hydrolase, translating to MNGTAHVAIGAAAGFVVANNYQSSPAATILLVGIGGISGLIPDLDIDGKLRNKITLSHKVIQSAALLIGMLMIVYSIYEGTATDRYLGIAIGLAMMIGSSFIKQRHMLTITGIGVLAGGISHQEMWLLLLGIYILVASFVAHRSYTHSILGVIFFGIIVSNLEVSLGIEGIFYTGLAGYISHLVADSKLLPFNKRGIKLFLPISSKEI from the coding sequence ATGAATGGAACAGCACATGTTGCAATTGGTGCGGCGGCAGGGTTTGTTGTGGCAAATAATTATCAATCTTCACCAGCTGCCACTATTTTATTAGTTGGAATAGGGGGCATTTCGGGGTTGATCCCAGACCTTGATATTGATGGTAAGCTTCGAAATAAAATCACCTTATCACATAAGGTGATTCAGTCCGCAGCCCTGTTAATTGGGATGCTGATGATTGTTTATAGTATCTATGAAGGTACTGCAACAGACCGTTATCTCGGCATTGCTATTGGACTAGCAATGATGATAGGATCGTCGTTTATTAAGCAGAGGCATATGCTAACTATCACGGGGATTGGTGTACTTGCAGGTGGTATTTCCCATCAAGAGATGTGGTTGCTGCTACTTGGAATTTATATCTTAGTGGCATCCTTTGTCGCACATCGGAGTTATACTCATTCAATACTAGGAGTAATTTTCTTTGGGATTATTGTTTCAAATTTAGAGGTTTCTTTAGGAATTGAAGGGATTTTCTATACAGGACTTGCGGGATACATAAGCCACTTAGTCGCTGATAGCAAATTATTGCCATTTAATAAACGTGGAATTAAGCTTTTTTTACCAATCTCATCGAAGGAAATATAA